The Pradoshia eiseniae DNA segment TTAATAAACTGGTAAATGGTCAATGCTTAAAGTGGAATGGGAAATGTTCCGGTTTTTTTGAAACCAATTCATACGGATAACGTAGAGTACTAGGTGTAGGTGGATACATGAATAAGGAAAGAAGAATTAAGAAGAACCAGGAATTTCAGGAAGTCTTCAAGAAGGGGCAATCAATAGCAAACCGCCAGTTTGTCGTGTATATTCTTGAAAGGAAAGAGCAAGATTACTTCAGGCTCGGTTTGTCTGTCTCAAAAAAAATTGGCAATGCCGTTACGCGCAATCGTGTCAAACGATATGTAAGACAATCCTTCCTTGAGATGGAGGATCGAATCAAGACAGGGAATGACTACATAGTTGTTG contains these protein-coding regions:
- the rnpA gene encoding ribonuclease P protein component, whose translation is MNKERRIKKNQEFQEVFKKGQSIANRQFVVYILERKEQDYFRLGLSVSKKIGNAVTRNRVKRYVRQSFLEMEDRIKTGNDYIVVARKPTQAMDFHETKKSLNHVLKRASALKKY